A genomic region of Micropterus dolomieu isolate WLL.071019.BEF.003 ecotype Adirondacks linkage group LG11, ASM2129224v1, whole genome shotgun sequence contains the following coding sequences:
- the LOC123979414 gene encoding uncharacterized protein LOC123979414: MLDTEGQWSEALASNNIRAIIRWLRKLTAEGFSRCQGLWMFLDRSSFTRVHMLLQRLRNLLTLAQWARKQLSSAHLWHGVGVPCVVCRDAFGSSNVRRGCWTREHRVLKQHIWLGRLVQWWGIMGLLPKYPEAHEVKRISQMWKEMDHSHRKARLETPGWEEGERFRSLIQGMVSQLDRQHGCIWTSEDCTDQCYPPPNLQALLKLVLVPHIDNMSVQAIFMYFVLDMANFLQCKDDLLQSFCHAFTIPSSFSQQIRAFWMFDLGHIKASMELLLSPRAAVPWLTWQHSCIIHCLLMKKQPQLAFRYLHWTRPAIESEEVSKLCADVLIQNSCVSEAWALLKRGHTESDNLAIYFLQACNGFGLCAEPLKYITAGHNGQGHNANANLIEATDSQLLLLKKAGSPPCPLSAKLYQAKNVNRVSPEELVQLVRNAVMEVRKPRPKTSEVVWPEHTERKSNSREMFLSTQALRHLTPSPSPMDMVEESEQTAHTDEREEEQPIHNQPEPSEQISSSEDLSSGSVSSFTSASSLPLLRLDCAYVYKSTLTLQRMSSLLNERENHSWEEEDEEDRRTPSSTEAFPDCAELTVTLDGTTTPIFLSNLNKDALVELVLSAEEGEEGEKTDVFSSRDFLSVDAVESSEDNQSVPNLCEPQMESHSFHSPDDEKMACCKEVSEKNVHGPPDVTDMWSSAVSLNQEDQSDCIPYKIFSFSEAPNYFLEEEPHQKTTEHQQQEEAVERFSQSFSCAMSETTRELLTDLHKSFLSEDPVASGSRASAVMGPPEICLPSPVSSSTYPTQLQISGSPLTPSLTCNIKTTSAPSDTTNESFPKAHLKVDEPCVQSTSAWLDHSKMGSWWKQDLEACRAIGSLLPATEPGAAITSDNKRPSLVLSQTYSYSLVNFMDFTAKQKGDDKQADREEPAGWSSLGKVFRGAIRSGRTRSRKGKRVMRA, translated from the exons ATGCTGGATACAGAGGGGCAGTGGTCTGAGGCGTTAGCCAGCAACAACATAAGAGCCATCATCCGCTGGCTACGGAAGCTTACAGCTGAAG GTTTCAGCAGATGCCAGGGTCTGTGGATGTTTCTGGACCggagctctttcaccagagTGCACATGCTGCTCCAGAGACTGAGGAACCTGCTCACCCTGGCCCAATGGGCAAGAAAACAGCTCAGTTCAGCTCATCTCTGGCACG gTGTGGGGGTCCCATGTGTGGTGTGCAGGGATGCTTTCGGCTCCTCCAACGTCAGACGTGGTTGCTGGACCAGAGAGCACAGGGTTCTAAAGCAACACATATGGCTGGGACGGCTGGTTCAGTGGTGGGGCATCATGGGACTTCTGCCCAAGTACCCTG AGGCTCACGAGGTGAAGCGCATCTCTCAGATGTGGAAGGAAATGGATCACAGTCATCGGAAAGCTCGTCTTGAGACACCTGG atgggaggagggagaaagatTTAGGTCTTTAATACAGGGTATGGTGTCTCAGCTGGACAGGCAACATGGATGCATTTGGACTTCTGAAGACTGCACAGATCAGTGCTATCCTCCTCCCAATCTGCAGGCCCTGCTGAAGCTCGTGCTGGTGCCTCATATCGACAATATGTCGGTCCAAGCAATT TTCATGTACTTTGTCCTGGATATGGCGAACTTCCTGCAGTGCAAAGATGACCTCCTCCAATCTTTCTGCCATGCCTTCACTATTCCTTCCAGTTTTTCCCAACAAATCAGGGCCTTCTGGATGTTCGATCTTGGACACATCAAG GCCTCCATGGAGCTATTACTGAGCCCCAGGGCTGCTGTTCCCTGGCTCACTTGGCAGCATAGTTGCATCATCCACTGTCTGCTAATGAAGAAACAGCCTCAGTTGGCATTTAGGTACCTCCACTGGACCAGACCCGCAATAGAGAGCGAGGAGGTTTCTAAGCTCTGTGCAGATGTACTAATTCAAAACAG TTGTGTCTCTGAAGCCTGGGCTCTACTGAAGAGAGGTCACACAGAAAGCGACAACTTGGCCATTTACTTCCTACAGGCTTGTAATGGATTTGGTCTGTGTGCAGAGCCTTTAAAGTACATCACTGCAGGGCACAAT GGTCAAGGACATAATGCAAATGCGAATTTGATTGAGGCTACAGATTCACAGTTGCTACTGCTGAAGAAAG CGGGAAGTCCACCCTGCCCGCTGTCTGCCAAACTGTATCAGGCTAAGAATGTCAACAGAGTGTCTCCAGAGGAACTGGTCCAACTGGTTAGAAATGCTGTGATGGAAGTGAGAAAGCCACGTCCAAAGACAAG TGAGGTGGTATGGCCagagcacacagagagaaaatcgAACAGCAGAGAGATGTTTCTGTCAACCCAGGCTCTGCGTCATCTCACGCCCAGCCCCTCCCCAATGGACATGGTAGAAGAATCTGAGCAAACAGCACATACAGATGAACGAGAAGAGGAACAGCCTATCCATAAT CAACCTGAGCCATCAGAGCAGATTTCTTCTTCTGAGGACCTGAGCTCTGGGTCTGTCTCCTCCTTCACCTCGGCCTCTTCCTTGCCTTTGTTGAGACTGGACTGTGCTTATGTGTATAAAAGTACCTTGACTCTGCAGAGGATGTCTTCTCTCCTCAATGAAAGAGAGAATCACAGCtgggaagaggaagatgaagaagacCGCAGAACCCCTTCATCAACTGAAGCTTTTCCAGATTGCGCTGAGCTCACAGTGACACTAGATGGCACCACAACCCCCATTTTCCTCAGCAACTTGAACAAAGATGCTTTGGTAGAGCTGGTGCTCTCTGCAGAGG AGGGAGAAGAAGGGGAGAAGACAGATGTTTTCTCAAGCAGGGACTTTCTCAGTGTTGATGCAgttgagag CAGTGAGGATAACCAATCAGTGCCCAATCTTTGTGAGCCCCAGATGGAGAGTCACAGTTTCCACTCGCCTGATGATG AGAAAATGGCCTGCTGTAAAGAAGTGTCGGAAAAAAACGTTCATGGTCCCCCTGATGTCACTGATATGTGGAGCTCTGCAGTGTCACTCAACCAAGAGGACCAATCAGATTGCATCCCGTATAAAATTTTCAGTTTTAGTGAGGCACCTAACTATTTCCTGGAAGAAGAACCTCATCAG AAAACAACTGAGCATCAACAGCAAGAGGAAGCAGTGGAACGCTTCAGTCAAAGCTTCTCCTGTGCCATGTCTGAAACCACTCGGGAACTGCTGACTGACCTTCACAAGAGCTTTCTGTCAGAGGATCCTGTAGCCAGTGGCTCAAGGGCATCAGCAGTGATGGGTCCTCCTGAGATCTGCCTCCCCTCCCCCGTGTCCAGCTCTACCTACCCCACACAGCTTCAGATCTCTGGTAGCCCTCTGACTCCCAGCCTAACCTGCAACATCAAAACCACATCTGCTCCTTCTGACACCACCAATGAGAGCTTCCCCAAAGCCCACTTAAAGGTGGATGAACCCTGTGTCCAGAGCACTTCAGCCTGGCTCGATCATAGCAAAATGGGCAGCTGGTGGAAACAGGACCTGGAAGCCTGTAGAGCTATCGGCAGCCTTCTACCTGCTACAGAGCCTGGAGCAGCTATCACATCAG ATAATAAGAGGCCTTCTCTTGTACTGAGCCAAACATATTCCTACAGTCTGGTCAACTTTATGGACttcactgcaaaacaaaaaggagaCGACAAACAG gcagacagagaggagcCTGCAGGTTGGAGCAGTTTGGGGAAGGTTTTCCGAGGTGCTATAAGAAGTGGGAGAACGCGATcaaggaaaggaaaaagagTGATGAGAGCATGA
- the LOC123979044 gene encoding transmembrane protein 179 — protein sequence MALDNLIFAQCILYFLAFVFGFIAVVPLSENTEDFGGKCLLFTRGMWQNENITVSKQRFIVEEWGPESACSFITFVGIASLILSAVQAWRLLFFLCKGHDDSVFNAFLNLLISSLVVFTIFLSSTIVSVGFNMWCDSITESGTMPSSCEDLQDTDLELGLDNSAFYDQFAIAQFGLWAAWLTWLGIAVMAFLKVYHNYRQEDLLDSLIHEKELLLSRPSRRNSDLKTGLI from the exons ATGGCCCTCGATAATTTAATTTTCGCCCAGTGCATCCTTTATTTTTTAGCCTTCGTATTCGGTTTCATCGCCGTGGTACCTCTGTCCGAAAACACGGAGGATTTCGGGGGGAAATGCCTGCTCTTCACGCGGGGTATGTGGCAAAATGAGAACATCACTGTGTCGAAGCAGCGCTTCATCGTGGAGGAGTGGGGACCCGAGTCCGCCTGCAGCTTCATCACTTTTGTCGGGATAGCGTCCCTCATCCTGTCCGCAGTGCAGGCATGGAGGCTTCTGTTCTTTCTGTGCAAAGGGCACGACGA CTCCGTCTTCAACGCCTTCCTCAACCTGCTGATCAGCTCTCTGGTGGTGTTCACAATCTTCCTGTCCAGCACCATAGTCAGTGTGGGTTTCAACATGTGGTGTGACTCCATCACTGAGAGCGGGACCATGCCCAGCAG CTGCGAGGACCTGCAGGACACTGATCTAGAACTTGGCCTGGACAACTCTGCTTTCTATGACCAGTTTGCTATAGCTCAG TTTGGCCTGTGGGCTGCATGGCTTACCTGGCTTGGGATCGCAGTGATGGCCTTCCTGAAGGTCTACCACAACTACAGACAAGAGGACCTGCTGGACAGCCTGATCCATGAAAAGGAGCTTTTGCTCAGCCGCCCCTCACGTCGCAACTCTGACCTCAAGACCGGCCTGATCTAG
- the lg11h14orf180 gene encoding nutritionally-regulated adipose and cardiac enriched protein homolog isoform X1, which translates to MLNGGREGLFELGQQLQQQGEYQAALHCFLSCLLGLTHVQSFTSLPNCLHQIAELFITEKNYGKALQFIQAEKMFYEVALIELTALQGSTGPQEEATLGSAGWTTPEELSEQASQAQHLERLAQLCIMSKQPHLALEYSGKATKIHQRAFGNDHPITARSLELMATVYAEIGKTEYSDSLGQCVSALSKRFAAAESIRDTVNCIPHSHREKHSEVRHRKDTHHQQEDTPKHKVTNGKVPTSILKRPSPNYGSDTEPNHRRKGERRVRFREPETTVHAYETTPPRPHLALFTCLFLLMSFLGVAMYCTDRRRPQRVCEELEAALAVYLLHMKQLLWGCWIWLTMQ; encoded by the exons ATGCTGAACGGGGGGAGGGAGGGCCTGTTTGAGCTGggacagcagctccagcagcaggGGGAGTACCAGGCCGCCCTCCACTGCTTCCTCAGCTGCCTGTTGGGACTGACCCATGTGCAGAGCTTCACCTCTCTGCCTAACTGCCTACACCAG ATTGCAGAACTCTTCATCACTGAAAAGAATT ATGGGAAGGCACTCCAGTTCATCCAGGCTGAAAAAATGTTCTATGAAGTGGCATTGATTGAGCTCACGGCTCTTCAGGGGAGCACAG GGCCTCAGGAGGAGGCTACGCTGGGCTCTGCAGGATGGACAACCCCAGAGGAGCTTTCAGAGCAGGCCTCCCAGGCACAGCACCTCGAACGGCTGGCCCAGCTGTGCATCATGAGCAAACA ACCTCATCTTGCTCTAGAATACAGCGGTAAG GCTACAAAGATCCACCAGAGGGCCTTTGGTAATGACCACCCCATTACAGCCAGAAGCCTGGAGCTTATGGCCACCGTCTATGCTGAGATTGGCAAGACTGAATATTCAG ACTCCCTGggtcagtgtgtgtctgcactGTCCAAACGCTTCGCTGCTGCAGAGTCCATCAGAGACACCGTCAACTGTATTCCTCATTCCCACCGGGAGAAACACTCAGAGGTCAGACACAGAAAGGACACCCACCACCAACAGGAGGACACACCGAAACATAAG GTGACCAATGGCAAAGTCCCCACCTCCATTCTGAAGAGGCCAAGTCCCAACTATGGGTCAGACACAGAACCCAACCACAGACGGAAAGGCGAACGGAGGGTTCGATTCAGGGAGCCAGAGACCACAGTACATG CGTATGAGACGACCCCGCCCCGCCCCCACCTCGCCCTGTTCACTTGCCTCTTCCTGCTAATGTCATTCCTGGGTGTGGCCATGTACTGCACAGATCGCCGACGCCCACAGCGAGTGTGCGAGGAGCTGGAGGCCGCTTTGGCTGTGTACCTGCTGCATATGAAACAGCTTCTGTGGGGCTGCTGGATATGGCTGACCATGCAGTGA
- the lg11h14orf180 gene encoding nutritionally-regulated adipose and cardiac enriched protein homolog isoform X2 codes for MLNGGREGLFELGQQLQQQGEYQAALHCFLSCLLGLTHVQSFTSLPNCLHQIAELFITEKNYGKALQFIQAEKMFYEVALIELTALQGSTGPQEEATLGSAGWTTPEELSEQASQAQHLERLAQLCIMSKQPHLALEYSGKATKIHQRAFGNDHPITARSLELMATVYAEIGKTEYSDSLGQCVSALSKRFAAAESIRDTVNCIPHSHREKHSEVRHRKDTHHQQEDTPKHKVTNGKVPTSILKRPSPNYGSDTEPNHRRKGERRVRFREPETTVHDIPYCDCLGGKSVIKCSESLW; via the exons ATGCTGAACGGGGGGAGGGAGGGCCTGTTTGAGCTGggacagcagctccagcagcaggGGGAGTACCAGGCCGCCCTCCACTGCTTCCTCAGCTGCCTGTTGGGACTGACCCATGTGCAGAGCTTCACCTCTCTGCCTAACTGCCTACACCAG ATTGCAGAACTCTTCATCACTGAAAAGAATT ATGGGAAGGCACTCCAGTTCATCCAGGCTGAAAAAATGTTCTATGAAGTGGCATTGATTGAGCTCACGGCTCTTCAGGGGAGCACAG GGCCTCAGGAGGAGGCTACGCTGGGCTCTGCAGGATGGACAACCCCAGAGGAGCTTTCAGAGCAGGCCTCCCAGGCACAGCACCTCGAACGGCTGGCCCAGCTGTGCATCATGAGCAAACA ACCTCATCTTGCTCTAGAATACAGCGGTAAG GCTACAAAGATCCACCAGAGGGCCTTTGGTAATGACCACCCCATTACAGCCAGAAGCCTGGAGCTTATGGCCACCGTCTATGCTGAGATTGGCAAGACTGAATATTCAG ACTCCCTGggtcagtgtgtgtctgcactGTCCAAACGCTTCGCTGCTGCAGAGTCCATCAGAGACACCGTCAACTGTATTCCTCATTCCCACCGGGAGAAACACTCAGAGGTCAGACACAGAAAGGACACCCACCACCAACAGGAGGACACACCGAAACATAAG GTGACCAATGGCAAAGTCCCCACCTCCATTCTGAAGAGGCCAAGTCCCAACTATGGGTCAGACACAGAACCCAACCACAGACGGAAAGGCGAACGGAGGGTTCGATTCAGGGAGCCAGAGACCACAGTACATG ACATTCCTTACTGTGACTGTTTAGGTGGTAAGTCTGTCATAAAGTGTTCAGAATCACTATGGTAA